A genomic window from Silvibacterium dinghuense includes:
- the hscB gene encoding Fe-S protein assembly co-chaperone HscB, producing the protein MSAACWACGASVAPGQSFCPSCGKVQPPASGVDYFAVFSLPRKLHLDTSALERAFYKLSRRLHPDVYAQASLDEQQWSLEQTSLLNDAYRTLKNPVTRTEYLLKLEGVEIEAGRSEGNAPKDSRIPPDLLEEVFELNMQLEEMRMAKKMGEDDPQTRADLEKARVQFEAQLAESDAQLAAQWTKWDAAQDAAGQQQAKDAMVAVLDRRRYLRNLVRDVHDVLEA; encoded by the coding sequence GTGAGCGCCGCCTGCTGGGCATGCGGCGCCTCTGTTGCGCCCGGACAGAGCTTTTGTCCCTCCTGTGGCAAGGTGCAGCCGCCTGCCTCCGGCGTCGACTACTTCGCCGTCTTCTCGCTGCCCCGCAAGCTTCACCTCGATACGTCTGCCCTTGAGCGGGCCTTCTATAAGCTGAGCCGCCGCCTGCATCCGGATGTCTATGCGCAGGCATCCTTGGACGAGCAGCAGTGGAGCCTGGAACAGACCTCGCTGCTCAACGATGCCTACCGCACGCTGAAGAATCCGGTCACGCGCACGGAATATCTGCTGAAGCTCGAAGGCGTGGAGATCGAGGCCGGCAGGAGCGAAGGCAACGCGCCGAAGGATTCGCGTATTCCGCCCGATCTTCTCGAAGAGGTCTTCGAGCTGAATATGCAGCTCGAGGAGATGCGCATGGCGAAGAAGATGGGTGAGGACGATCCCCAAACGCGCGCCGATCTCGAGAAAGCCCGTGTGCAGTTTGAAGCACAGCTTGCCGAATCCGATGCGCAGCTTGCCGCGCAGTGGACAAAGTGGGATGCAGCGCAGGACGCAGCTGGACAGCAGCAGGCGAAGGACGCGATGGTGGCTGTGCTCGATCGCCGCCGCTATCTCCGCAACCTTGTGCGTGACGTTCACGACGTGCTCGAAGCATAA
- a CDS encoding tautomerase family protein, producing MPLVRVSVHDTMAPERRRKIPHAVYDAMRATINIPENDLFVVLTAHAEGELVIDPHFMGMQRTSAFTLVHITMRRGRTLEMKQALYKEIAARLHEHAAIPADDVMIVISENELLDWSFGHGVASYVSGDNVPSGLHPAVPSVGGER from the coding sequence ATGCCGCTGGTAAGAGTTTCTGTCCATGACACGATGGCGCCGGAGCGCCGCCGCAAGATTCCGCACGCCGTCTATGACGCGATGCGTGCGACGATCAACATTCCTGAGAACGATCTCTTCGTGGTTTTGACTGCGCACGCCGAGGGTGAGCTGGTCATCGATCCTCACTTCATGGGCATGCAGCGCACCTCTGCCTTTACGCTGGTCCACATCACCATGCGCCGCGGCCGCACGCTCGAAATGAAGCAGGCGCTCTACAAGGAGATTGCCGCGCGGCTTCACGAGCACGCAGCCATTCCCGCCGATGATGTGATGATCGTAATCAGCGAAAACGAGCTGCTCGACTGGTCGTTCGGCCACGGCGTGGCCTCGTATGTTTCTGGTGACAATGTGCCCTCCGGTCTTCATCCCGCAGTGCCCTCCGTAGGAGGCGAGCGATGA
- a CDS encoding cobyrinate a,c-diamide synthase has translation MIAFMVAGTGSGVGKTTLALALMAAFRERGQVVQPFKCGPDFLDTGHHMAICGRTSRNLDTWMLPAEANRELFDSACRDADVAIVEGMMGLFDGKSGEGERGSAAEIAKLLDLPVVLVLDAAKSARSIAAVVKGFESFDPQLRFAGIVLNGVSSEGHDRILQAAIKSISAIPLLGRFPQNPALAIPERHLGLRTAEEETDTTDRSARFAEAAHRYLDLAPLLKLSHPQSSIPMRAHRATLSDARIGVARDKAFSFYYEDNFDLLRECGAEIVPFSPLSDSNLPPALDALYLGGGYPELHAEQLIANQGMTKAIRNFAESGRPMYAECGGMIYLSQSLTTLDGHAFSMAGVLPLAFEMTSKLVQFGYVDLEFTEDCLLGPQGLTMRGHSFHYSRLKQQDTLPTSYRVQYSLSGQTELEGFRYRNILASYIHLHFRSNPALPENFLHTIRHIKANL, from the coding sequence ATGATCGCATTCATGGTGGCCGGAACCGGCAGCGGTGTGGGAAAAACCACCCTGGCTCTCGCTCTCATGGCGGCATTCCGTGAGCGTGGCCAGGTAGTGCAGCCTTTCAAGTGCGGGCCGGACTTCCTCGATACGGGGCACCACATGGCAATCTGCGGGCGCACCTCCCGCAATCTCGATACCTGGATGCTCCCCGCCGAAGCGAATCGCGAGCTTTTTGACAGCGCATGCCGCGACGCAGATGTCGCCATTGTCGAAGGCATGATGGGGCTGTTTGACGGAAAGTCGGGCGAGGGAGAAAGAGGCAGTGCGGCGGAGATTGCAAAGCTGCTCGATCTGCCTGTCGTTCTCGTGCTCGACGCGGCAAAGAGCGCGCGCAGCATCGCCGCGGTGGTCAAAGGCTTCGAGAGTTTCGACCCGCAGCTGCGCTTTGCCGGAATCGTGCTCAACGGTGTTTCGAGCGAGGGGCACGATCGCATCCTGCAGGCGGCCATCAAATCCATTTCGGCAATACCGCTGCTCGGCCGCTTTCCTCAAAACCCGGCATTGGCAATTCCCGAACGGCACCTAGGATTGCGCACTGCGGAAGAAGAAACAGACACCACAGATCGATCCGCTCGCTTCGCCGAGGCTGCACATCGGTATCTCGACCTCGCGCCGCTGCTGAAGCTGTCTCACCCGCAATCCTCAATCCCCATGCGCGCGCATCGCGCCACTCTCTCGGATGCGCGCATCGGAGTGGCTCGCGACAAAGCATTCTCGTTCTATTACGAGGACAATTTCGATCTTCTGCGCGAATGCGGCGCGGAGATCGTCCCCTTCAGTCCGCTCTCTGACAGCAATCTTCCGCCGGCTCTCGATGCCTTGTATCTTGGCGGCGGATATCCCGAACTCCATGCGGAGCAACTCATTGCCAACCAGGGGATGACTAAGGCCATACGCAACTTCGCGGAATCGGGCAGGCCCATGTATGCCGAGTGCGGAGGCATGATTTACCTGTCGCAATCCCTCACCACGCTCGATGGCCATGCATTCTCCATGGCGGGTGTGCTGCCGCTGGCCTTCGAGATGACCTCAAAGCTGGTTCAGTTCGGCTATGTCGATCTCGAGTTCACAGAGGATTGCCTGCTCGGGCCGCAAGGACTCACCATGCGAGGGCATAGTTTCCATTACTCGCGCCTGAAGCAACAGGACACTCTTCCCACGTCCTATCGCGTGCAGTACTCACTCTCGGGCCAAACCGAGCTGGAGGGATTCCGCTACAGAAACATCCTGGCCAGCTACATACACCTGCATTTCCGCAGCAATCCTGCGCTGCCGGAAAACTTTCTTCACACCATCAGGCACATCAAAGCCAATTTGTAA
- the iscX gene encoding Fe-S cluster assembly protein IscX has translation MPREIMWTDAEEIGIQLQEKYPELDPLTVRFTDLHKYVTGLEGFADDPTKSNEGKLEAIQMAWYEEFKDAAN, from the coding sequence ATGCCGCGCGAGATCATGTGGACCGATGCCGAGGAGATCGGCATTCAGCTGCAGGAGAAGTATCCGGAGCTGGACCCGCTCACGGTCCGCTTTACCGACCTGCATAAGTATGTAACCGGGCTCGAAGGATTTGCCGATGATCCCACGAAGTCGAACGAAGGCAAGCTCGAGGCCATCCAGATGGCATGGTACGAAGAGTTCAAGGATGCGGCGAATTAG
- the hscA gene encoding Fe-S protein assembly chaperone HscA — MNLTQIDGQNGNTPSRIVGIDLGTTNSLVAFMQGDHPVVIPGEDGTNLVPSVVAIPEPRKIVVGNPAHTYLATTPERVIYSAKRLMGRGLEDVQDELKLFPFQLASDIQPGEVLRIQLGEQQFTPPEISAYVLRQLKKNAERYFGAPVTKAVVTVPAYFNDAQRQATKDAGRIAGLEILRLVNEPTAAALAYGLDRQKEGVVAVYDLGGGTFDVSILKLHEGIFEVIATNGDTHLGGDDIDNLLIAIALDDIRGELGVDLRGHAEAIQAIRKSVIEAKIALSSADAAKLDVTLPGGQPYQREITREQFEQIIRPVIDRTVGPCRQALKDAGVTPEQIDEVVLVGGSTRIPLVRQLTSELFHLAARGKKPHIELNPDEVVALGAAVQANILEGGSKATEDMLLLDVTPLSLGIEALGGVVAKIIQRNSTIPASATEHFTTGVDGQTNVAIHVVQGERELAKDCRSLARFDLKGIPPMSAGLPRIEVKFLIDANGILHVSAREQRSSKAAEIDVKPTYGLSDEQVETMILESFDYAEQDIQQRQLIEARNEADTILAAIDKAKWNPVWQQLTEAEQLEIASLSEKLAMLKDGEDLHALRDGTHALDASTRRVAELMMDNAVASAIGGQTMESAGESLGQGPTAPHPFAPADIASSKEAK; from the coding sequence ATGAATCTGACTCAAATCGACGGCCAGAACGGAAACACTCCGAGCCGTATCGTCGGCATCGATCTCGGCACTACGAACTCGCTGGTGGCGTTCATGCAGGGTGACCATCCTGTTGTCATCCCCGGAGAAGACGGCACGAATCTTGTGCCCTCGGTCGTGGCCATTCCCGAACCGCGCAAGATCGTTGTCGGCAATCCTGCGCATACCTATCTCGCAACGACGCCGGAGCGCGTGATCTATTCGGCCAAGCGACTGATGGGGCGCGGTCTCGAAGATGTGCAGGACGAGCTGAAGCTCTTTCCCTTCCAGCTGGCCTCGGATATTCAGCCCGGCGAGGTGCTGCGCATTCAGCTTGGCGAGCAGCAGTTTACGCCGCCTGAGATCTCCGCCTATGTGCTGCGTCAGTTGAAGAAGAATGCCGAGCGCTACTTCGGCGCACCGGTCACCAAGGCTGTCGTCACCGTGCCTGCGTATTTCAATGACGCACAACGCCAGGCCACCAAGGATGCAGGACGCATCGCCGGTCTCGAGATTCTGCGCCTCGTCAACGAGCCGACCGCTGCGGCGCTGGCCTACGGCCTCGATCGCCAGAAGGAAGGCGTGGTTGCGGTCTATGACCTTGGTGGCGGTACCTTCGATGTCTCCATCCTCAAGCTGCACGAGGGCATCTTCGAGGTCATCGCCACCAACGGTGACACGCACCTCGGCGGAGACGACATCGACAACCTGCTGATCGCCATTGCGCTCGATGACATTCGCGGCGAGCTGGGTGTCGATCTGCGCGGCCATGCGGAAGCGATTCAGGCGATTCGCAAGTCTGTGATCGAAGCCAAAATTGCATTATCTTCAGCGGATGCAGCGAAGCTTGACGTGACCTTGCCGGGCGGACAGCCCTATCAGCGCGAGATCACGCGCGAGCAGTTCGAGCAGATCATTCGTCCGGTCATCGATCGCACGGTCGGTCCATGCCGTCAGGCGCTCAAGGACGCAGGCGTGACGCCGGAGCAGATCGATGAGGTCGTGCTTGTCGGTGGATCGACGCGGATTCCTCTCGTCCGGCAGCTCACCAGCGAGCTCTTTCATCTGGCAGCGCGCGGCAAGAAGCCGCATATCGAGCTCAATCCCGATGAAGTCGTCGCGCTTGGCGCAGCGGTGCAGGCGAACATCCTCGAAGGCGGATCGAAGGCCACCGAGGATATGCTGCTGCTCGACGTGACGCCGCTCTCGCTCGGTATTGAAGCGCTTGGCGGCGTGGTGGCGAAGATCATCCAGCGCAACTCAACGATTCCTGCCTCCGCGACCGAGCACTTCACCACCGGTGTCGACGGCCAGACTAACGTCGCGATCCACGTGGTGCAGGGCGAGCGCGAACTGGCGAAGGATTGCCGCTCACTGGCGCGTTTCGACCTGAAAGGCATTCCTCCGATGTCGGCCGGACTGCCGCGCATTGAGGTCAAGTTCCTCATCGACGCGAACGGCATCCTGCATGTTTCGGCGCGCGAGCAGCGCAGCAGCAAGGCGGCGGAGATCGACGTAAAACCGACCTACGGGCTCAGCGATGAGCAGGTCGAAACGATGATCCTCGAATCGTTCGATTACGCGGAGCAGGATATTCAGCAGCGTCAGCTGATTGAAGCGCGCAACGAGGCGGATACGATCCTCGCCGCGATCGACAAAGCGAAATGGAATCCTGTGTGGCAGCAGCTGACGGAAGCAGAGCAGTTGGAGATTGCTTCGCTCTCCGAAAAGCTTGCGATGTTGAAGGACGGAGAGGACCTGCACGCTCTGCGCGATGGCACGCACGCACTGGATGCCTCGACGCGCCGTGTGGCCGAACTGATGATGGACAACGCGGTGGCTTCGGCGATCGGCGGCCAGACGATGGAGTCAGCCGGTGAATCACTTGGCCAGGGGCCGACGGCGCCCCACCCTTTTGCCCCCGCGGATATCGCATCAAGCAAAGAAGCGAAGTAA
- a CDS encoding 2Fe-2S iron-sulfur cluster-binding protein: MSEQKTQEIDLSKPPAPNMVRVTFLPEGKTVEFEYGTMPYDHHGKPMSFLDVAENYNIFLDHACGGACACTTCHILVKEGEAGISEAEDEELDRLDMAPGLELSSRLGCQAVITGPGTYVVEIPSWNRNYVSEGKPLALGNSEQPKS; this comes from the coding sequence ATGAGCGAACAGAAGACCCAGGAAATCGATCTGAGCAAACCGCCAGCGCCGAATATGGTGCGCGTCACCTTTCTGCCCGAGGGGAAGACGGTGGAGTTTGAGTATGGCACCATGCCGTACGATCACCATGGCAAGCCGATGTCGTTCCTCGACGTAGCCGAGAACTACAACATCTTCCTTGACCATGCGTGCGGTGGCGCCTGCGCCTGCACCACCTGCCACATCCTCGTGAAGGAAGGCGAGGCGGGCATCAGCGAGGCGGAGGATGAAGAGCTGGATCGCCTCGATATGGCGCCGGGCCTTGAGCTGAGCTCGCGCCTCGGCTGCCAGGCCGTGATCACCGGCCCCGGCACGTATGTGGTCGAGATCCCCAGCTGGAACCGCAACTATGTTTCCGAAGGCAAGCCGCTGGCGCTCGGCAACTCCGAGCAGCCGAAGAGCTAA